Part of the Crossiella cryophila genome, CCGGCGTGCCCTGGAGTGCGACCAGGCAGGCGCCGACGATGTCCTCGGTGTCCTGGGCCCAGATCACCTCGGGCACGGCCGCTTCGATGGCCCGTTGCACGGCGTTGAGGTGGTTGGTGGCGGCGGTCTGGTCGGCGGCCGGGTTCCTGCTCCGCCAGTCCACCAGTTCCGCGCTGGCCACCAGGTGACGGGCGTAGTCGCGGTCCACATCGGCGATGCGGACGTAGCCGCCGAGCATGGCGTTGGCCAGTCCGGCGTTGTCCAGTGGCGGTTGCGCCACGGCGGCTGGGGCCGCGGCCAGGGTTCCGGCCAGCAGCGCACCCCCCAGCAATGCCGCGACGGTGCGCCGCAGTCGAGAACGCATCCTGTTCTCCTCGCGCAGTCAGGGTCCGGTGCGAGTGATCCACCGGTGCCCTGACTCTGCTGGTGGCGGGGCCGCCGCGGGAGGTGCGGACGTATTCAACAGGCAAAGAATACGCCCGTCGAGGTTGACGAATCCGGTGGCGATCATTCGTTTCGTAGCACGAACCGGGTGCACCAGGGTGGCCAGCCTGGACACCGGGCAGCCGGAGTTGCGGCTGGGCCGGGGACGCGTGCCCTAAAGCTTGCGCCCAGAAGTCCGGACCGCAATTCACCGGCGTGTTGGCCGTTGTCGTACACAGTCTTGGCCGAACTGGTACGCCTCTTCGGCCAACACACCGCCCACAACGGCCAACACACCGTCAAGTTCGGCCAACACACCGTACGAGAACGGCCAACACGATGTGGGGGGTGCTTAGCCGCGCCACAGCCGGAGTTGCAGCATCGCGGCGAAGCGGGCTCCCGGGTCGGTGAGGTCGATCTCGCCTACCTCGGCCAGCCGGCGCAGCCGGTAGCGGAAGGTGTTGGGGTGCACGAACACCGCGGCGGAGGCGGCCACCACATCGCCGAAGGCGTCCAGCCAGGCGTTGAGGGTTTCCACCAGTGCGCTGTTGTGCTTGCGGTCGTAGGCGAGCAGCCGGGCGACCGGGCCGGTGAGGGTGTCGCCGCGTTCGGCGATCAGGTCGGCGAGTTCGAGCAGCAGGCCCTCGCTGTGCACCTCGCCCACCCGCGCCACCGGGTTCCGGCCGCGCCCGGCCCGCAGCACCCGCAGCACCAGGTCGGCGCCCGCCCTGGACCGGGACAGCGCCATGCCGTCCACCGCGACCGGGCCGATGCCGACCAGGATGGGCAGCCGGTCGCCGAGCCTGCCGCGGAAGTCGGTGGCGATGCGGTGCACCCGCTCCTCGGCGGCCGGATCCTGCTGCGGCACCGGCAGGATCGCGTAGGCCACATCGCCGAGCAGTGCGGCGGCGGCCCGTGGGTGCACGGCGCTGAGGTGCATGGCGAGGGCGTCGGCGATCTGCTGGCGTTCGGTGACCAGCTGGGCGTGCTGGGCCGGGTCCTCGCCGTGCGAGTCGGCCAGCGCGAGGGCGAGCACCACCGCGGACTGCTCGGTCAGGCCCAGTCTGCGGACCGCCTCGGCCGCGCCGGGTCCGCCTTCCATCGCGGTGCTGACCAGGTCGGCACGCAGCCTGCGCTGCACGTCGGCGCCCGCGCGCGACCGCAGCAGGTGCAGCGCGACCAGTTTGGCCGCGTCGCACAGGGTTCGCGCCCGGTCCTCGTCGAAGGGCTCGCGGACCGCGGCCCAGATGGAGCCGAGGATCTCATCGCCGGCGCGCACGGCCACCGCCATCCGGGGCAGGGGCAGCGCGCCGGGTTCCTCGCTGGGCATGGCGTCCACGAAGACCGGGCGGTCACTGCGGTAGAGCTGCTGGAACACGCCGCGCTCGGCCAGGATCTGGGCGAACCGGGCCGGCACCTGCCTGCCCAGGATGGTCTCCACCCGGGACGGGTCGGCCTGCTCCTGCCGCCCGGAGAAGGCCAGCACCCTGGAGCCGCGGTCCTCGATCGTCACCGGCGCGTCCAGCAGCGCCGCGATCGCGTTGGCCAGCGCGAACAGGTCCCCGGACGGCAGGCCGCCGAGGGTTTCCGGACCGGCCTCGCCCACCTCGCCCTCGGCGATCAGCGAGCGCAGCATGGCGGCCAGCTGGGTCCAGGAGGCGCCGCGGGCCAGGCCGAGCAGCACCACCCCGGACCGGCGCACGGCCGCGGCGATGTCCGCGTCCACCGCCACCGGCCCGCGTACCACCAGCGCGGCCGCGTCGTGCCCGCCCAGCGCGTCCAGCCGGGCGACGATCTCGGCCGGGGTGTGCAGGCCGACGCCGAGCACCAGCGCCTGCCGCGGCAACTCCTGGTCGTCCAGTGGATCGTGGATCACCACCCCGCCCAGCCGCCGGGCCGGGCCGGGATCGCCGCAGACCAGGTCGACCAGGGTGCTGCCGAGGTCGTGCAGAACGCGGCCGAGTCCGGCCCTGGGGCTGCCCATCACCGCATTGTCCGCCATTTGTCTACAAAGGAATCCACTCGGTGCCGACGGTGACCGCGGCCAGCGCTTCGGGGATCGGGGTGACGCCGAGGCCCGGTCCGGTGGGCACGTGCAGGTGCCCGTCCTGGAGCACGAACGGCTCGGTGATGTCGGTGCGGTAGTAGCGGTCGGAGGCCGAGGTGTCGCCGGGCAGGGTGAACCCGGGCAGCGCGGCCAGTGCCACGTTCGCGGCCCGGCCCAGCCCGGTCTCCAGCATGCCGCCGCACCACACCGCGATCCCGTGTGCCACGCAGACATCGTGGATCCGGCGGGCCTCCAGGTAGCCGCCGACCCTGGCGGGTTTGATGTTGACGATCTGGCAGGCGCCCAGGGTGATCGCGTCCGCGGCGGACTGGGCGGAGGTGATCGACTCGTCCAGGCAGACCGGGGTGCGGATGGTCTTGGCGAGCCGGGCGTGCGCCAGGATCTGTTCCTCGGGCAGGGGTTGTTCGATCAGCAGCAGGTCGAACGGGTCCAGCCGGGCCAGGTGCCGGGCGTCGGCGAGGGTGTAGGCGGTGTTGGCGTCGACCTGGAGCAGGAACTCGTCGCCGAAGCGCTCGCGGACGGCCCGCACCGGCTTGACGTCCCAGCCGGGTTCGATCTTGAGCTTGATCCGCCGGTAGCCCTCGGCCAGGTAGCCGCCGACCGCGTCCAGCAGCTCAGGGATGGAGTCCATGATGCCCACCGACACCCCGCAGGGCACCCGGTCCCGCACCGCGCCCAGTTCCCGGGACAGCGGCACTCCCCTGGCCCGGCACTCCGCGTCCAGCACGGCCATTTCCAGTGCGCCCTTGGCCATCCGGTGCCCGTGGAACCTGGCCAGTGCCGGGGCGACCGCGGTGGCGTCCAGCCGCTCGCGGCCGGCCAGTTCCGGGATGAGGAACTGGCGGAGCACGTCCGCGCAGCCGTCCAGGTATTCCGGCGAGTACACCGGAGCGGCCATCGCCGCGCATTCGCCCCAGCCCTCGGCCTCGTCGGTGACCACCCGCAGCAGCAGGGTGGAGCGCACGGTCTGGGTGCCGAAGGAGGTGCGGAAGGGGGCGACCAGCGGCAGTTCGATCCGCCGCAGCTCCACGCCGGTGAGTTTCACGATGCCACCACCTTGGGGGTGGCCCGCACGCCGAGGTGCACGTACGGCTCACCGGTGGGCAGCGTGTAGAAGGTGACCGAGGTCCACGCGTTCGCCCCCGGCAGGCGGCAGACGAACAGCGAATCGGTGATCGGCACCAGGTCGAGTTCGCGCGGTGGTTCCGGGTCCAGCTCGGCCATCGGCCCGGTGATCGTCATCCGCAGCCGCAGTCCCGCCTCGCCCTGGAACACCTCGATCAGCTGCCCGGCCCGCTCGTAGCGGCCGAGGTGCCGGGCGGTGTCGACCACCGGCGGCCGCGGCGCGGGTTCCAGCGGTGCGGGCATGGTGATCCCGGCCAGTTCGGCGAAGATCTCCCGGTACAGCGCCAGGAACAGGTCGCGGGTCTGGCCGCCGTTGGTGAGCAGGGTGACCGCGAGGCCCGCCTCGGGCAGCACCCGCAGGAACGCGGACTGGCCGATGGTGTTGCCGTCGTGGCCGATCAGCCGGTGCCCGCCCCAGCCGAACCGGATCCAGCCAAGGCCCCAGGAATCGCCGAGCACGTGCGGGTCCGGCACCTCGGTCTGCTTGTCGGTCATGGCCAGCGCCGACTCGGCGGAGAGCACCCGGGTGCCGTCGGCGGCGAGTCCGCCTGCGAGGTGCATGCGGGCGAAGGTGAGCACATCGGCGGTGCTGGCGAAGATCAGCCCGGCCGGTCCGCAGGAGCGCGGCAGTCCCCAGGCCGGGGCGGGGTGCAGGTCGCCGCCCTCGCCGACGTGCCCGATCGCGGCCCGGTGGCGCAGCGCCTGTTCGGGCAGGGTGCCGGTGTGGGTGAGGCCGAGTGGCTCGATGATCTGCTGCTGCAGGGCGGCATCCCAGGTCAGGCCGGTGAGTTTCTCGATCACCCGGCCGGCCAGGATGAAGCCGGAGTTGCAGTAGGAGAAGGTCGCGCCCAGCGGGTGGTTGTGCTTGAACCCGGCGAGCTGGTCCGCGTAGCGCGCGAGGCATTCGTCGCCGCGGCCGGTGTCGGTGAACACATCGCCGTCGATGCCGCTGGTGTGGGTGAGCAGGTGCCGCATGGTGACCTTGCCGGCCACGATCGGATCGGCGAGCCGGAGTTCGGGCAGCACGTCCATGAGCGGCGCGTCCAGGTCGAGTCTGCCCTCATCGACCAGGCGCAGCACCTGGGTCGCGGTCCACACCTTGCTGATCGAGCCGATCTGGAACACCGAATCCTCGGTGACCGGCACGCCGGTGGCGGTGTTGAGCACACCGTGACTGGCCTGGACCACCTCGGCGTCCTGGTCGAGCCGCAGGATGCCCAGTGCCGCACCGGGCACGCCGTATTCCTGGCACAGCGCGGACAATCTGCGTTCCCAGTGCGCCCGGTCGATCGGCGCGCGCCGCGGCCTGCCGGGTTCGCCCGCGTACTGGCGGACCCAGTCGGCCACCCGCTGGTTGAAGTCGGCCCGGTGACCGGGTTTGCCGTTGAGGATGAACAGGTGATCGGCGCCGGGGTAGCGCACCAGCCGGGTCGGCACGCCCTGGGCACGCAACGCGGTGAACCACTGTTCGGCCTGCCCCACCGGGCACCGATCGTCGGCGTCCCCGTGCAGGATCAGCGTGGGCGTGCGCACCCGGCCCACCTTGGTCAGCGGCGACATCGGCCCGAACTCGGCCGAGCTGCCCAGTTCCAGTTCGGCCAGCAGGTGCCCGACATCGGAGGTCCCGGCCATGCTGGTGAGATCGCTGACCACGCCACCGGCGACCGCGGCGGCGAAGCGCGGATCCCGGCTGGTCAGGTAGCAGGTCATGAAGCCGCCGTAGCTGTACCCGGTGACGGCCAGCCGCCGCGGGTCGGCGATGCCCTCGGCGACCAGATCGTCCAGTGGCTCAAGGAAATCGCGCGCGTCGTCCACTCCCCAGGCGCCGAGTGCCTTGGTGTAGAAGGATTCCCCGTAGCCGTCGCTGCCGCGTGGGTTGAGCAGCAGCACCGCCCAGCCCTGGGCGACCAGGGTCTGGTGGTAGAGGTGCACCGGGTCGGCGGCGCCGTTCCAGGCGTTGTGCGGGCCGCCGTGGATGTCCAGCAGCAGGGGCAGCGGCCCGGTCCGGCCGGGATCGCGCAGCAGCCAGCCGTGCACCACCACGCCGTCGGAGATGGTGAACTCGCGTTCCGCACGCGGGAACAGCTCGGCCTCGGACTCACTGTGCCCGGTGCGGACCGCGAGTTCGCCGGTGGCCAGGTTGAGCACCGCGATCTCGGCGTAGGAGGAGCGGGTGCCGAGCACGATGGCCGCCACATCGCCACCGACCGACAACCCGGACACCGCCTGGTCGCCGCCGATCAGCAGCCGCGGTTCACCGCCGTCCACGCCGACCGCGTAGAGGTGGGTGTAGCCGCGGTCCCTGGCGCAGAACAGGACCGTCTGACCATCGTCGATCAGCGTCGGCGTGCCGCCGGGGTAGCCGGGCATCCCGGCCATCACGTTGCGGTCCAGGGGCGCGGACAGGTCGTGCACCTCGCCGCCGAGGTCGACCCGGAGCAGGTGCTGGTGGCCGGCGGCGGTGTCCTCGCGACCGGTGACCAGCAGTGCGCCGCCGTCGGCGGTCCAGCCCACCGTCCCGGCCACGCCGGTGCGCAGTCCGGCGGGTTCCGGCCGCGCGCCAGGCTGATCGGCGGCCACGATGTGCACCGGGGTGCGGAAGGTGAGGTCGGCGTCGGGGTCCTGGGCGGCGGCGAAGGCCAGCCGGGTCCCGTCCGGGGACCAGGCCGGGTTGCCCGCGTGCCAGTCCCCCGCGGTGAGCCTGCGGACCTCGCGGGTGGCCAGGTCGAGCACATGGAGGTGACCGCGGAAGGTGCGCAGCAGTCCGGTGCCGTCGGCCTTGTACCCCAACCGATCGGTCACCACCGGCGCGGTACCCGCCTCCGTGCCGTCGGCGGCCAGGTCGACCGCGGCGGTGAAGGCCAGCGCACCGCCGTCCGGCCGCCAGACCGGGGCGCCCGCACCCAGTGGCAGCGTGGTGACCTGCTCGGCCTCACCGCCGTCGGCGGGCAGCAGCCAGAGCTGGGCCGGTCCGTCCTGGGCCCGCAGGAAGGCGATCCGGGAGCCGTCCGGGGACCAGGCCGGTGACCGGTCGGCGGTGCCCCTGGTGAGCTGCCGGGGTTCGCCGCCTGCGACCGGGACCGTCCACAATGTACGGACGTCGTGATCGGCTGCCCGGTCGGTGGTGCGCAGCACGTAGACAACGCGGGTGCCGTCCGGGGAGACCGCGGGCTGTTCGGGCAGCGCGAACCCGTACAGGTCCTCGATGGTGACTCGCTTGCTCATGGTGCGCCAGCTCCTCGTCAGTGGGCTGCTCGGCCGAGTTGTCCGCGGAACAGGGTCAACACGTTGCCGCCCAACACTTTCGCGATGTCGTGCTCGGCCCAGCCACGGGCCAGCAGTGCCTCGGTGACCAGTGGCAGCCCGGCCGGTCCCTCCAGCCCCGGCAGGAACTGGTCGGTGGGCACACCCTCGACCTCGGCCGCCTCACAACAGGGCATCACCACATCGGCCAGCACCTCCTTCACGAAGTCCGGCCCCAGGCCAACCCGGTCCACGCCCATGACCCCGGCGATGTGCTCGATATGGTCGATCAGCCGCTCGATCCGGTAGTCGGTCTCGTGCAGGAACGGCGCGAAGAAGTTCACGCACACCACGCCCCCGTTGGCCGCGATGCCGCTGAGCTGGTCGTCGGTGAGGTTGCGGTGGTGATCACGCAGCGCGCGGGCGCTGGAGTGGGTGGCGATCACCGGCCGGGTGGCCAGCTCCAGCACATGATCCACCCCCGCGGCGCCGAGGTGGCTGACATCGAAGAGCATGCCCAGCCGCTCCATCTCGGCCACCGCCGCGATCCCGGCCCTGGTGAGCCTGCTGCCGGTGTGGTCCTCGCCGCTGCCGTCGGCCAGCGCGGTCCGCCCGAAGTGCGCCAGCGAGGCGATCCGCACGCCAAGGCGATCCAGGGTCTCCAGCAGTTCGACGTCCTCACCGATGCCCGGCGCACTCTCCAGGGCGAGCACCAGCGCGATCCGGCCCGCGCCCAGGGCGTGGTCGATGTCGGCGCCGTTGAAGCACAACTCCACCGCGTCCGGATTGCCCTCGGCGATGCGATGCGCGGCCTCGATCATGCGCAGGGTCTGCCGCAGCGCGCCTTCGGGCCGGTACAGGTCGTCGATGAACACCGGCAACACCTGCAGGTTCACCCCGCCCTGGCGCAGTTGCGGCAGCCACTGCTCGCGGAAGTAGGACGACCAGCGTTCGACCGGGCGGCCGACCACCGAGCAGAGCAGGTCGTTGTGCGTGTCCGCGACCACGCTGCGCCGGTGCAGGTCATCGGTCATCTGGTTCCCTCCGCCGTGCCATGGGCTGGATCATGACCAACGCTAGGCGTGGGCGGGGGCGGGTGCCTCGTGGGAGCGCACGAAAGTGGAGTGCGGAATCTGTCGGGGCGAACGAACTAGCCCACGATCCGCTTGGCGAACCGGCGCACCCGATCCAGCACCGTGAGCCGTTGGGGTGCCGCGGGTGGGAGCAGGGTCAGGATCTCCTCGTCGGTGGCCACCCGCGCGGCCAGCACGGCCGCCCGCAACGCCGCCCGGTCCGCCCCGGCGCTGCCGGCGACCCGGGCCCGCAGCCCGTCCCGGACGTGCACGTACACCTGCCGGTCGGCCAGTCGCCGGTAGTGCAGACCGGGGCCCTCCTCCAGGCATTCCAGGTACGGCGAGGGCGATTGGGAGCCAGTCTGGGCAGCGCACTCCCCCTGGCTCCAGTCCAGCGGTGCGTCGACCTCGATGTCGCGGGCGCCTGGCCACTGGCTCCGGTCGGTGAGCTGGAACACCAGGCCCTGGCCGGGGCCGGCGGGCGCGCTGGTGTAGCCGGGGATGTCGACGGTGTGGCTCGCCGGGTCGGCGGTGGCCACCGCGGCGAGCACGGAGTCCCGGAGCAACGCGCGGTCGACCGCGGTCGA contains:
- a CDS encoding PucR family transcriptional regulator produces the protein MGSPRAGLGRVLHDLGSTLVDLVCGDPGPARRLGGVVIHDPLDDQELPRQALVLGVGLHTPAEIVARLDALGGHDAAALVVRGPVAVDADIAAAVRRSGVVLLGLARGASWTQLAAMLRSLIAEGEVGEAGPETLGGLPSGDLFALANAIAALLDAPVTIEDRGSRVLAFSGRQEQADPSRVETILGRQVPARFAQILAERGVFQQLYRSDRPVFVDAMPSEEPGALPLPRMAVAVRAGDEILGSIWAAVREPFDEDRARTLCDAAKLVALHLLRSRAGADVQRRLRADLVSTAMEGGPGAAEAVRRLGLTEQSAVVLALALADSHGEDPAQHAQLVTERQQIADALAMHLSAVHPRAAAALLGDVAYAILPVPQQDPAAEERVHRIATDFRGRLGDRLPILVGIGPVAVDGMALSRSRAGADLVLRVLRAGRGRNPVARVGEVHSEGLLLELADLIAERGDTLTGPVARLLAYDRKHNSALVETLNAWLDAFGDVVAASAAVFVHPNTFRYRLRRLAEVGEIDLTDPGARFAAMLQLRLWRG
- a CDS encoding serine hydrolase; translation: MSKRVTIEDLYGFALPEQPAVSPDGTRVVYVLRTTDRAADHDVRTLWTVPVAGGEPRQLTRGTADRSPAWSPDGSRIAFLRAQDGPAQLWLLPADGGEAEQVTTLPLGAGAPVWRPDGGALAFTAAVDLAADGTEAGTAPVVTDRLGYKADGTGLLRTFRGHLHVLDLATREVRRLTAGDWHAGNPAWSPDGTRLAFAAAQDPDADLTFRTPVHIVAADQPGARPEPAGLRTGVAGTVGWTADGGALLVTGREDTAAGHQHLLRVDLGGEVHDLSAPLDRNVMAGMPGYPGGTPTLIDDGQTVLFCARDRGYTHLYAVGVDGGEPRLLIGGDQAVSGLSVGGDVAAIVLGTRSSYAEIAVLNLATGELAVRTGHSESEAELFPRAEREFTISDGVVVHGWLLRDPGRTGPLPLLLDIHGGPHNAWNGAADPVHLYHQTLVAQGWAVLLLNPRGSDGYGESFYTKALGAWGVDDARDFLEPLDDLVAEGIADPRRLAVTGYSYGGFMTCYLTSRDPRFAAAVAGGVVSDLTSMAGTSDVGHLLAELELGSSAEFGPMSPLTKVGRVRTPTLILHGDADDRCPVGQAEQWFTALRAQGVPTRLVRYPGADHLFILNGKPGHRADFNQRVADWVRQYAGEPGRPRRAPIDRAHWERRLSALCQEYGVPGAALGILRLDQDAEVVQASHGVLNTATGVPVTEDSVFQIGSISKVWTATQVLRLVDEGRLDLDAPLMDVLPELRLADPIVAGKVTMRHLLTHTSGIDGDVFTDTGRGDECLARYADQLAGFKHNHPLGATFSYCNSGFILAGRVIEKLTGLTWDAALQQQIIEPLGLTHTGTLPEQALRHRAAIGHVGEGGDLHPAPAWGLPRSCGPAGLIFASTADVLTFARMHLAGGLAADGTRVLSAESALAMTDKQTEVPDPHVLGDSWGLGWIRFGWGGHRLIGHDGNTIGQSAFLRVLPEAGLAVTLLTNGGQTRDLFLALYREIFAELAGITMPAPLEPAPRPPVVDTARHLGRYERAGQLIEVFQGEAGLRLRMTITGPMAELDPEPPRELDLVPITDSLFVCRLPGANAWTSVTFYTLPTGEPYVHLGVRATPKVVAS
- the menC gene encoding o-succinylbenzoate synthase, which codes for MKLTGVELRRIELPLVAPFRTSFGTQTVRSTLLLRVVTDEAEGWGECAAMAAPVYSPEYLDGCADVLRQFLIPELAGRERLDATAVAPALARFHGHRMAKGALEMAVLDAECRARGVPLSRELGAVRDRVPCGVSVGIMDSIPELLDAVGGYLAEGYRRIKLKIEPGWDVKPVRAVRERFGDEFLLQVDANTAYTLADARHLARLDPFDLLLIEQPLPEEQILAHARLAKTIRTPVCLDESITSAQSAADAITLGACQIVNIKPARVGGYLEARRIHDVCVAHGIAVWCGGMLETGLGRAANVALAALPGFTLPGDTSASDRYYRTDITEPFVLQDGHLHVPTGPGLGVTPIPEALAAVTVGTEWIPL
- a CDS encoding dipeptidase; the encoded protein is MTDDLHRRSVVADTHNDLLCSVVGRPVERWSSYFREQWLPQLRQGGVNLQVLPVFIDDLYRPEGALRQTLRMIEAAHRIAEGNPDAVELCFNGADIDHALGAGRIALVLALESAPGIGEDVELLETLDRLGVRIASLAHFGRTALADGSGEDHTGSRLTRAGIAAVAEMERLGMLFDVSHLGAAGVDHVLELATRPVIATHSSARALRDHHRNLTDDQLSGIAANGGVVCVNFFAPFLHETDYRIERLIDHIEHIAGVMGVDRVGLGPDFVKEVLADVVMPCCEAAEVEGVPTDQFLPGLEGPAGLPLVTEALLARGWAEHDIAKVLGGNVLTLFRGQLGRAAH